Proteins from a single region of Belliella baltica DSM 15883:
- the rnc gene encoding ribonuclease III, which translates to MRLSRLLRFQALLYNKNEKRLAAAVKHMVGSKPFNLSLYKLAIKHVSVADEYINGLKISNERLEFLGDAVLGTIVAEFLFLKFPYRDEGFLTETRSRIVNREALNQIAMKIGLSKLINDEMRGKNVSSHKSIYGDTLEALVGAVYLDRGYSFTKTFILKRIIIHFDVDDIINTTNNFKSKLIEWSQKEGKEIDFNLVSVSGSQRFKEFLVEIKLKEEIIAEGKGATKKKAEQEASKNACEKLNIPI; encoded by the coding sequence TTGAGACTATCGCGTTTACTCAGATTTCAAGCACTTCTTTATAATAAAAATGAAAAAAGGCTTGCTGCCGCCGTAAAACATATGGTCGGTAGCAAGCCTTTTAATTTATCCCTCTACAAGCTAGCAATCAAGCATGTTTCCGTTGCAGACGAATATATCAACGGATTAAAAATTTCTAACGAACGATTAGAATTTCTTGGAGATGCGGTATTGGGCACCATAGTAGCAGAATTTTTATTCCTCAAATTCCCTTATAGAGACGAGGGTTTTCTTACCGAAACACGATCTCGAATTGTAAATCGGGAAGCTCTCAATCAAATCGCAATGAAAATTGGGTTGAGTAAGCTAATCAATGATGAAATGCGAGGAAAAAACGTAAGTTCCCACAAATCTATCTATGGAGATACATTGGAAGCTTTAGTTGGTGCTGTTTATTTGGACAGAGGTTATTCATTTACTAAAACTTTTATTCTGAAAAGAATTATCATCCATTTCGATGTAGATGACATTATCAATACTACGAATAACTTTAAAAGTAAATTGATAGAATGGTCTCAGAAAGAAGGGAAAGAAATTGATTTTAACTTAGTGTCCGTTTCTGGAAGTCAAAGATTCAAAGAGTTTTTGGTAGAAATTAAACTCAAAGAAGAAATTATAGCAGAAGGAAAAGGAGCTACAAAGAAAAAAGCTGAACAAGAAGCTTCCAAAAACGCATGTGAAAAACTAAATATCCCTATTTAG
- the nadE gene encoding NAD(+) synthase, whose amino-acid sequence MSSLKIACATVNQTPLDWTGNLRNIINAIENAQKPKVDLLCFPELAITGYGSEDLYLSYWYPQKALKQLEKLIPFCKGITVAVGLPVRIQEKVYNCMAIIENAELKAFVAKQFMAIDGVHYEFRWFTPWNANEVINFDFFGQPIPLGDIVFSKNSVSYGFEICEDAWRGDLRPGYRLKERNIDVIFNPSASHFAMGKSSQREDLVRNSSTLLNATYFYINLLGNETGKMIFDGEILVAKNGELLLKNEILSFADFQVRTFDYDKNRGRYPVIQSQHIKNEEFVKAASLGLFDYMRKSRSQGFVLSLSGGADSSSIAILVAEMVRRGIKELGVTPFLKKLGLVYIPQTEHPEKEILREIFTTAYQASDNSSYATFQSAKSLAESIGAKFYNWEISDEVKSYTEKIEKALGRKLTWEKDDLALQNIQARSRSPIIWMLANIQSALLLTTSNRSEGDVGYTTMDGDTSGSISPIASVDKNFILQWLKWAEIELGYNGLKNVNALQPTAELRPNENHQTDEQDLMPYSVIVEIEKLAIRDRRSPLDIYYILKEELGIDSDILKNYIKKFFRLWARNQWKRERLAPAFHLDEFSVDPKSWCRFPILSGGFEEELKSLEGE is encoded by the coding sequence ATGTCAAGTTTAAAAATCGCCTGTGCTACTGTCAATCAAACTCCTTTGGATTGGACGGGAAATCTTAGAAATATCATCAATGCCATTGAAAATGCTCAGAAACCTAAAGTTGATTTACTTTGTTTCCCAGAATTGGCCATTACTGGATATGGTAGTGAAGATTTATATTTAAGCTATTGGTATCCACAAAAAGCACTCAAACAACTTGAGAAATTAATTCCATTTTGTAAGGGAATTACTGTTGCCGTGGGTCTTCCTGTGCGAATCCAAGAAAAGGTTTACAATTGCATGGCTATTATCGAAAATGCTGAATTGAAAGCATTTGTAGCTAAGCAGTTCATGGCTATTGATGGTGTTCATTATGAATTTAGATGGTTTACTCCATGGAACGCAAACGAGGTAATCAACTTTGATTTTTTTGGTCAACCTATTCCTCTTGGAGATATTGTCTTTTCAAAAAATAGCGTCAGTTATGGATTTGAGATCTGTGAAGATGCCTGGCGAGGTGACTTGAGACCAGGATATCGATTAAAGGAAAGAAATATTGATGTAATTTTCAACCCGAGTGCAAGTCATTTTGCTATGGGAAAAAGTAGCCAAAGAGAAGACTTAGTCAGAAACTCTTCTACTCTTCTCAATGCAACATACTTTTACATTAATCTTCTCGGGAATGAAACCGGTAAAATGATCTTTGATGGAGAAATTCTCGTCGCAAAAAATGGCGAACTCCTTTTAAAAAATGAAATTCTATCTTTCGCTGATTTTCAAGTCCGCACGTTTGACTATGATAAAAACCGAGGTAGGTATCCAGTTATACAAAGTCAACATATCAAAAATGAAGAATTTGTCAAAGCGGCATCCTTAGGTTTATTTGACTATATGCGGAAAAGTAGAAGCCAAGGCTTTGTACTGTCTTTGAGCGGTGGTGCTGACTCCTCCTCTATAGCTATTCTTGTGGCAGAAATGGTCAGGAGAGGCATAAAAGAACTTGGCGTTACTCCATTTTTAAAAAAATTAGGTTTAGTGTACATTCCTCAAACAGAGCATCCTGAAAAGGAAATTTTAAGAGAAATATTTACAACAGCATATCAAGCCTCAGATAACTCCTCTTACGCTACTTTCCAAAGTGCCAAATCTCTTGCAGAAAGTATTGGAGCTAAATTTTACAATTGGGAGATTTCTGATGAAGTAAAGTCATATACTGAAAAAATTGAAAAGGCTCTCGGAAGAAAACTCACCTGGGAAAAAGATGATCTTGCTTTACAAAATATTCAAGCCAGGTCAAGGTCACCAATCATTTGGATGCTAGCTAATATCCAAAGCGCATTGCTACTCACCACTTCTAATAGAAGTGAAGGTGACGTAGGATATACAACCATGGATGGTGACACAAGCGGGAGCATTTCGCCAATAGCATCAGTTGACAAGAATTTTATTTTGCAATGGCTCAAATGGGCTGAAATAGAGTTGGGGTACAATGGGTTGAAAAACGTAAATGCACTTCAGCCAACCGCCGAGTTAAGGCCAAATGAAAATCATCAAACAGATGAACAAGACTTGATGCCCTATTCGGTAATAGTAGAAATCGAAAAGCTCGCAATTCGTGATAGAAGATCTCCATTAGATATTTACTATATATTAAAAGAGGAATTGGGTATCGATTCAGATATTTTAAAAAATTACATAAAAAAATTCTTCCGACTTTGGGCGAGAAATCAATGGAAAAGAGAGCGTCTTGCACCCGCCTTTCATCTAGACGAGTTTAGCGTTGATCCAAAATCATGGTGTAGATTCCCTATATTATCAGGAGGGTTTGAAGAAGAATTAAAGTCACTTGAAGGAGAATAG
- a CDS encoding prolipoprotein diacylglyceryl transferase, whose product MIEGLLSYVVWSPDPAVFSGFERLRWYSLFFALGFIISQQIMVYIFRKEGQNEELVDKLTIYMVLATIIGARLGHVLFYEPEKYLSNPIDILKVWEGGLASHGAAIAILIVLYMYSKKTPGQSYLWVVDRIVIVVAMTAVLIRLGNLMNSEIGGKETGTDNGFVFARDTEDALTSLRIPIIDVSAYKPHERASELIGNGIVPVNFDIKIEKGGFEVEDLKKVIETDVKYVFTNFRSSQKYLAEDPNTDLKYELLDKGDHYLAIVQTYGKARYPTQIYESLTYLVIFIVLLMLWIKYKSRLPDGLLLGLFLISLFGMRFVWEYFKENQVDFEEGLSLNMGQSLSIPLVIGGIILVYLASKKGLKPIKE is encoded by the coding sequence ATGATAGAAGGATTATTAAGTTATGTAGTATGGAGTCCAGATCCTGCTGTTTTTTCAGGATTTGAGAGATTGAGATGGTACAGTTTATTTTTTGCACTAGGCTTTATCATCTCCCAGCAAATCATGGTTTATATCTTCAGAAAAGAAGGTCAAAATGAAGAATTGGTGGATAAATTAACTATCTACATGGTACTAGCCACAATCATTGGTGCTAGACTTGGGCACGTTCTCTTCTATGAACCTGAAAAATATCTCAGCAATCCAATTGATATACTAAAAGTCTGGGAAGGTGGTCTTGCAAGTCACGGAGCTGCCATCGCAATTTTAATCGTTCTTTACATGTACTCCAAAAAGACGCCTGGACAATCTTATCTCTGGGTAGTAGATCGAATTGTAATTGTAGTTGCTATGACTGCAGTTTTGATTAGACTTGGAAATTTAATGAATTCTGAAATTGGAGGTAAAGAAACAGGAACTGATAATGGTTTTGTGTTTGCGAGAGATACTGAAGATGCTTTAACATCATTACGGATTCCAATTATCGACGTAAGTGCTTACAAACCCCATGAAAGAGCAAGCGAATTGATTGGAAATGGTATCGTGCCTGTAAACTTTGACATTAAGATCGAGAAGGGAGGATTTGAAGTTGAAGATTTGAAAAAAGTGATAGAAACTGATGTCAAGTATGTTTTCACGAATTTTAGAAGTTCTCAAAAATACTTAGCAGAAGACCCAAATACTGATTTAAAATACGAACTGCTCGACAAAGGCGACCACTACCTCGCTATCGTTCAGACTTATGGCAAGGCTAGATATCCAACCCAAATTTATGAATCTTTAACTTATTTAGTGATTTTCATTGTATTGTTGATGTTGTGGATCAAATACAAATCAAGATTACCTGACGGTCTTTTACTAGGGCTATTCCTTATATCTCTATTTGGAATGCGTTTCGTATGGGAATACTTCAAAGAGAATCAAGTTGATTTTGAAGAAGGTTTATCTTTAAACATGGGACAATCACTGAGTATCCCACTTGTCATTGGTGGTATTATACTAGTTTATCTTGCCTCCAAAAAAGGATTGAAACCAATAAAAGAATAA
- the yidD gene encoding membrane protein insertion efficiency factor YidD, whose protein sequence is MFNFKFAIQKFTLRTFIRKIAIFPVLIYQYLISPLFPATCRYTPTCSTYMKDAILKHGVFKGGWLGIKRIASCHPWGGHGHDPVP, encoded by the coding sequence ATGTTTAACTTTAAATTTGCAATCCAGAAATTTACTTTGAGAACATTTATTAGAAAAATAGCGATTTTCCCCGTATTGATTTATCAATACTTGATTTCACCTCTTTTTCCTGCCACTTGTAGATATACGCCTACTTGCAGTACTTATATGAAAGATGCGATTTTAAAACATGGTGTTTTCAAGGGTGGCTGGCTTGGAATCAAACGAATAGCAAGCTGCCACCCTTGGGGAGGTCATGGACATGACCCTGTTCCATAA